The following proteins are encoded in a genomic region of Nicotiana sylvestris chromosome 4, ASM39365v2, whole genome shotgun sequence:
- the LOC104241104 gene encoding uncharacterized protein, which translates to MEKYFSTVANVNSKIAKWRIFGSDEDVVKAIKRVVWLLSFGTHHIMETNVLLLRNYGFSDMMIKKIVLRNPNSITQKPEWFKDFLHKVEKDFRVTPDSATFLYGFRALACQKQSTLEKNIGIFKSFGWSDDQIVEMFRKLPHCVTFSEVRIEKALNLYMKELSFEPAYLASRPALLACSMENKVVPRMQVLNILDEKKLERRKLALYPVLMLTESKFIDYFVLPYKDQIPDLHESHKKLVTS; encoded by the exons ATGGAGAAGTATTTTTCCACTGTTGCAAACGTTAATAGCAAAATAGCTAAATG GAGAATTTTTGGTAGCGATGAAGATGTAGTTAAAGCTATAAAGAGAGTTGTTTGGTTGCTCTCTTTTGGTACCCATCATATTATGGAGACTAATGTTTTGTTGTTGAGAAACTATGGTTTTTCTGATATGATGATAAAAAAAATTGTGCTTAGAAATCCTAATTCTATTACACAAAAGCCTGAGTGGTTTAAGGATTTTTTGCATAAGGTGGAGAAGGATTTCCGAGTTACGCCTGACTCCGCTACTTTTCTATATGGATTTCGTGCATTAGCCTGTCAAAAGCAGTCTACGCTGGAAAAGAATATTGGAATTTTCAAGAGTTTTGGATGGTCCGATGATCAAATAGTCGAGATGTTCAGGAAGCTACCTCATTGTGTTACTTTCTCAGAGGTTAGAATTGAGAAAGCATTGAATCTTTACATGAAGGAGCTCAGTTTTGAACCTGCTTACTTGGCTTCTCGTCCTGCATTGTTGGCCTGTAGTATGGAAAATAAGGTGGTACCTCGGATGCAAGTCTTGAATATTTTGGATGAAAAGAAGCTTGAGAGGAGAAAGTTGGCTCTTTATCCTGTTCTTATGTTAACAGAGTCGAAGTTCATAGACTATTTTGTTCTACCCTACAAGGATCAGATACCTGATCTGCATGAATCGCACAAAAAACTTGTGACTTCTTAG